ATACCAGAAGCGCGCCATGGTGGAATCATAGACCGCGACATAATCCACGCCGAAGCGCAAACCCAGGGCTTCGACCCGCCGGCGGAGGTCCACCGTCCCCCGCACGGGCACCATGCCGTGGTCGGAGAAGGCGAGCAGGTGAATATCTACGCCGGCGGTCTCGGCAGCGCGGCGCAGTTCCTCGATGCGGCGCTCGTACCACTGCAGGCGCGCCAGGATGGCCGGCGAGTCGGGGCCGCCGGCGTGCCCCAGCGCGTCCACCGAGGCCAGGTACAGGAAAAGGAGACGCGGCCCATCGGGGCGCAGGGCGCCGGCACACTGCTGAAAAATTTCTTCCTCCGGCATAGGGTACGTGAGGAAGCGGGCCGGCACCCCATGCTGGTCCAGCACTTCCACCAGCGAAGGGCAGTCGAAGGCGCCCGGGCGGAAGTCCCAGCGCTTGGAGCAGTGGTCCATCAGGTGCAGGTAGCGCAGGGGAAAATCATAGACCGGGAAGTAGCCGTCGAAGCCGTGCCGGCGGGCGGTCCAGCGCGCGATGAGGCGCTTGAGCAGTGGGTTGTCGGCCAGCCGGTTGTGCAGGAGCGGGCCGGCCAGGTTCAGCCAGCGCGTCCAGGCGAAGGGCGAATGGGCGGGGTCGTAATACAGGTACGACCAACGCCCATGCACCTGGGGGAGCTGACCGGTCAGGATGGATGGTATAGCGGCGGAGCTGTAGCCGAGGATGGTGCGCAGCGGCTTGCGGAAGGGGCACAGCTCGCGCAGGAAGCCGCTTTTCTCCACTGCCGGCCAGCTCAACGCGTCGATTGCGATCGCAACAGTCACCGTGTGCCGCATATGCTCATCTCAAAAAGGAGGGCCTGGGTGCCAGGCGCGGATGAACCGCCGGCCCAACGCCTGGCGCGGGGAGCGTTTCCAGTCTGTGCCCAGACAGCTCAGCCGGCGCGCAACCGCCGGCCAGGGCACCTGCTCCGCCGGCAGGAACAGCAGTAGCGGCAGGACGCGCACCAGATGTTCCGTCGGGTGTTCTCCCCACAGGGCCGGCGTCAGCGGGCGAAGGCGGGCCAGTGTCACCATGTAATGATACAAACGGGTCGAGAGGGGGAGCCGGGCGGATGGATCGCGCAGTAAGGGCGCGGCGTGCTGGAAAAAGGAGAGCCAGAAGGCCTGGCCCTGTCCCTGTGCCGTCCGGCGTTCTGTCTCCGCCCAGCGCCAGACCCGTTCGTGGCGGGCAAGGGTTTCCGCCAGCAGTTGCGCCAGGTCGGACTTGTCATACAATGGACAGGCCGGCATGAGCTTATCCTGCACAGCCTGGGCATACGCCGGCCGGATAAATTCCAGCTCCGCCGGCAGGGGACATGTCTCCAGCAGGGCCGGCCGCCGGCGGTATATGGCGTCGTACCGCCGGCGCAGGATGAGCACCGCATCGCCCCAGCTCAAGCGGGCCTTCTGTACAGCGATATGAACGAAGCGGCGCACAGGCTCGGTGAGCGGCTCGTCGTCCAGCATGAGCTGGGACCACAGCAGGGCGGCGCCGCGGTTGAAAAGATAGCGGGTTGCCTCCCAAGGTGGGAGCAGGCCGGCGTCTCGCCAGGGGATCGCCTCGATGACCGAGCCATCGCCCCATAAGACCTGATGGCCGACGGCGATCTCATGCGATTCGACCGTCAGGGGAGCATGGGCCAGCATCCCAGGGGTCTTGCAGGCCAGGTCTACCCGCACGCCGCAGTGCCGGCTCAGCGCCGGCTCAAGGGCTTTCAGCCGGCGGCGTAGTCGCCACCAGGAGAGCCAGTCATCGCGCCGGCACACCACCAGGATATCGTAATCGTTGACGGGCTGAAGCCGGCCGTGTTCGTCCGGCGCGGCGCCCCCTTCGCCGCGGCCGAATCCTCCCGTGAGGATGATACTGCGCACCATGCCGTCGGCGGCTTCCAGGACCGCCTGGCAGATGCGGCGCATGTGGCCGGCGATGCGCTGTTCCACGTCCGGGTCACCCGTCACTGTGAACGGCATGGGTCAAAGCCCTCGTCGCTGTAGGACCTGCTGGTACACACGCATCACCCCCTCCGCGGTGCGGCGGACGTCGAAGGTCTCGCGCACCCGCCGCTGGGCGGCCAGACCCATAGCGCCGGCGCGGGCGGGGTCGTTCAGCAGCCTCAGCACAGCCTGGGCCATGGCCGCCGGCTCGCCGGCCGGCGCCAGCAGGCCGGTCACCCCATGCTGGACAACCTCCGGCACGCCGTTGACGGCGGTGGCGACGGCCGGCCGGGCCATGGCGCCGGCCTCCAGCAGGCTGTATGGCAGTCCCTCCCAATAGGAGGTCAGCGTCACCACATCGGCGGCGGCCAGCAGGAGCGGCACGTCCTGGCGCTGGCCGAGCAGGGTGATGACGTGCTCCAGGCCGTACTGCCGGGCCATCGCTTCCACTTCCGCGCGAAGAGGGCCGTCGCCGGCCAGGAAGCCGCGGGCGTCTGGACGCTGGGCGTGCAGGTGGCGCATCATGCGCACGAAATCCTGTGGCGCCTTCTGGGCGTCCAGCCGGCCGACCTGCAGTATGACCGGCACCGATTGCGGCCATCCCAGCTGTTCCCGGGCTTTCTCCCTGCTCATCTGGCGCGGTTCCCACTCCTGCCAATCCAGGCCGTTGTACACGGTGACCACCGAGGCCGGCTCTCCCCAACCCTTGGCCAGCATCCATTGGCGGTCTGCCTCGCACACGGCAATCGTGATATCGGTGATGCGGCGCCAGGCGCGCTCCAGCGCCTCATATATGGGCTGGAGCGCGGTTTGGCGGATGCGGATGGTCTGCGGGGTGTAGACGACGCCGGCGCCGGCCAGCCGCGCCGCCGGCCGCGCCCAGATGCCGGCGAACTGGCTGTGCACATGGACGATCTGGATGTGCTCCTGACGCACCAGCCGCAGGAGGGCCAGGAAGGGGCCGGCGTTCTGCCATTTGCCCATGGGCCAGGGATGCCCCGCTACTCCCAGTTCCGCCAGCCGCCGGCGGGTGCGCTCATCGCCGGCAGGATAGCAGACATGCAGGGCGCACTGCCGGCGGTCCAGATGCTGGGCGAGCGAGAGCACATGTACCGCCTGCCCGCTGAGGATGGGTTCGTAGAAGACCTCGGCGACGCGCATCATCGGAACCACCGATATATGGAGCGGTCAGGCACCCGGCGCCGGCCCCGGATCTCCCTGCGCTTTTCCAGCATGCGGGGGAGGAGGCGGATGACATCCAGGTACGCGCCCAGGAGGGCCGGCCGGCGCAGAGCCATGTAGCCCAGGCGGAGGGCGTCCTCCGCCAATATCCGCGGCAGGGCCGGGAGCAGGCCGGCGAGGGTGTCGTTCTTCAGCATCATCAGGTAGCGGTTTTTGACGGCATGGCGCTGGGCGAACGCCATTTTCGGGGCGCGTGACGGCTTGCGCAGGGTATCGCCGCCGCCGCGCCCATGCCAGCCGGCGGCGCGCGGCTCGTACCAGCACTGCCAGCCGCGGGAACGCGCTCGCCAGGCCAGGTCGGCGTCGTCGTAGTAGGCGAAGAAGTCCTCGTCCAACACTTCGTCAAGACAGCGCACATCCTCCAGCATGGTGCGGCGCGCCATCCAGGCCGCGCCGCAGGCGCCGAAGACCTCTTCGGCGCGGTCGAACTGACCGCGGTCAACCTGGCCCTGACCGCGGTCGTAGGGCCGGCGGGAGCGGGAGAGGAACAGTCCGGTCGAATCAAGGGTACAGCCGGCCCAAGGGCTGTCGCCGCGCCAGAGCTTGCCGCAGGCCAGGCCGGCGGCCGGCTTGTCCCCCAGCCGTTCCGCCAGCCGGGCCAGGAAGTCGGGGAGCAGGTACACGTCCGGGTTCAGGGACACAATGAACTCGCCCTGGCTGACGACATAGCCCTGGTTGAAGGCGCGGCAGAAGCCGGCGTTGTTGTCGTTGCGGATGACCTGCACGCGGCCGGCGGCAAGGGCCGGCGCCAAAGAGCCATCGCTCGACGCATTATCCACGACGATGATCTCCAGAGGGCGATGGGTTTGCTGTGCCAGGGATTCCAGACAGAGCGCCAGTTGATGGCCGCTGTTCCAGTTGACGATGATCACAGAGATGAGGCCGGACTGCATGCTGGCATCCTGAAGGTGATGTGTCGCCGGACCGCGCCGGCTGGACTGGCATAATGTAACCACAAGAGGGGGCGTTTGACAAATCGGGATGCGGTTGGCGCATCATCGGGCCGTGATAGGCCAGTGTTTTGACAAATCCCCATGCCGTGCCTATATTGAGCGGGTAGACGGTGTGAGCATAAGGAAGAGGGTCGGTGACAAATCAGGGTGGGAAGCGCCGGCTGGGTATTGGGGGGTATTCCTCACCCGCCGGCCTGTCGTGGCGCGATGCCGTCGGCGCGATAACTGCGGCCGGCCTGGCTGTCATGCTGGCACTGGCCCCCCTATCGTGGGGTGTCCTGATCGTAGGGGGCGCGCTGGCTGTCGGCATCACCCTGATACGGCCGGCGCTGGGGCTGGGCTTCCTGGCACTGCTGGTGCCCTTCGGCTCCCTGCGGGAGGTGCCGCTGGGGCCGGCGTCGGTCGGGCTGGCAGAATTCTACGCGCTGTTCGTCATTGCGGCCTGGTGCATGTACATGGCGGCATGGCGGCGGGTATGGATGGCGCCCAGCCGGCTGTGGCCCCTGTTCGGCCTGTTGGTGGCGGCCATGCTGGTTTCCATCACCCAAGCGCTTTCCCTGAGCTATGCCGTCAAGGAGCTGAGCAAATGGCTGGAATTCGGCGCCGTGATGTTGTGCGCCGCATCCCTGCCGAACGCCGGCGAACGGAAGGTCGTCCTGGGCGCCTCGCTTGCGGCCGGTATTGCCGCCGCTCTGCTGGGCTGGTATCAGTTCCTGCGTGGGGTCGGGCCGGAGGGGTTCATCCTGTTCGGGCGCTTCATGCGCGCCTATGGGACATTCCGCCAGCCTAACCCGTATGCCGGCTATCTGGGCATCATCCTGCCGGCGGCGCTGGCCCTGGTCATCAGCTACTGGCCGTGGCGGGCCGGCGCATCCTGGGGGGAACGCGCGCTGTGGCTTCTGGGCGCCGCCGGCGTGCTGACCATGGGGCCGGCTGTGCTGATGAGTTGGTCGCGGGGCGGGTGGTTCGGCGCCGCGGCGGCGGTGCTGACGGTGCTGGTCCTGCGCGGCCGGCGGGCGGCATTCCTGACGATGCTGGCCGTGCTGGTGCTGGCCGGCGTCTTCATCGTGATGGAACTCGGGCAGGCACTGCCGGCGTCTCTGGTACTGCGGGTGACAGATTTCACCGATTACTTCACGCTGGGGGATGTGAGCGACGTGGTGCCGACGCCGGCGAATTGGGCGGTGGTGGAACGGCTGGCGCACTGGCAGGCGGCGGAGCGTATGTTCAGCGAGCATCCCTGGCTGGGCGTGGGCATCGGGAATTACGAACCGGTGTATCCCGCGTACCGCCTGCCGCGCTGGCCGGAGCCGCTGGGGCATGCGCATAACTATTATTTGAACATCGCGGCGGAGACGGGGCTGTTCGGCGCGCTGGCTTATGTGCTGTTCTGGATTGGCGCGGCCTGGCAGGCCTGGCAGGCCCGCCGGCGAAGCGCCGGCATCTGGCGCGGCCTGGCGCTGGGTGTCTTGGGCATCATCGCCCATCTCAGCGTGCACAACCTGTTCGACAACCTGTATGTCCAGGGCATTTACCTGCAAATTGCCCTGTGGCTCGGATTGATCATCCCATTGGCAAGGGCATCCGCGCATGAGGAACGAGACACTGTCCATGTCGAGGCTGGTGGATTGGGGGTTGGGCTTTCTGGGAAAGACGCCCCTGTGTAAAATCCCCTTCGTTGCCGGCGCACTGGAGCGGGCGCGCGGCAACGCCCGGGAATTAGAGCGCTTCATCAAGTTCGCGCTGGTGGGCACGCTGGGCGCGGTGGTGGATTTCAGCGTGCTCAACTTCCTGATACTGACCTTTGGGTGGTCCAAGGCGCTGGCCAACACCTTTTCGTTCAGCGCGGCAGTGCTGAGCAATTTCACCTGGAACCGCCTATGGACGTTTCCGGAATCCCGCCAGCGGCCCATCCGCACCCAACTGCCGCAGTTCGTCCTGGTGAACCTCATTGGGCTGGGCATCAATCAACTGGTGTTCCTGAGCCTGGACCATTACGTGTTCGGGCCGTGGTTGGGCCGGCTGGGGTATAACGTGGCCAAGGCCATCGCCATCCTTATCGTGCTGTTCTGGAACTACGGCATCAACCGCATCTGGACCTATAAGGGCCTGTAAGGTGCACATTGTCATTGACTACACGCCGGCGGTGCGCCAGGCCGCCGGCATCGGCCGGCTGACCCGCCACCTGATCCGTGCCGCGGTGCCGCTCATGGCAAACCACCGCGTGACCCTTTTCGTGGCCGGCCCCGTGCCGGCGGGTCATCCCGAGCGGGCCGGTTGGCCATCCCATGTGCGGCTGGCGGACACCGCGGTGCCGGAGCGTGCCCTGACCATCTTGTGGCATCGGGCCGGCACGCCCCTGCCGGCGGAGGTGTGGGCCGGCCGCTGTGACCTCTTTCATGCCACCGACTTCGTCCTGCCGCCGACCCGTGCCCCCGGCATCCTCACCGTGCATGACCTCTCTTTCCTGCGCTTTCCCGAGTGCGCGCATCCGAACCTGCGGCGCTATCTCATGCGGGTGGTGCCGCGTTCCTTGAAGCGGGCGGCGCGCATCCTGGCCGATTCACAGGCGACGCGGGAGGATCTGGTGCAACTGCTGGGCGTTCCGGCCGAGAAGATCGCGGTGGTGTACGGCGGGGTGGAGGAGCGCTTCTCGCCGGCCCCCGAGCCGGCGCTGGATGCCGAGCTGATCGAGCGCTTTGGGCTGAGCGCGCCGTACGTTCTCAGCCTGGGGACGCTGGAACCGCGCAAAAATTACGTGCGGCTGATGCGGGCGTACGAACGGGCATGGGAGGAGGCCGGCGGGGATTTCCCCGAGCTGGTCATCGCCGGCGGGAAAGGGTGGCTGTACGAGGAGATATTCGAGACCCACCGCGCCCTGCGCGCCCGCGAGCATGTGCATCTGTTGGGTTTTGTGGAGGACCGCTTCCTGCCGGCGCTGTACCGCCGCGCCTGGCTCTTCGTCTATCCTTCCCTGTACGAGGGGTTTGGTCTGCCGCCGCTGGAGGCCATGGCATGCGGCTGTCCGGTCGCCTGCTCCAACGCCTCTTCCCTGCCCGAGGTAGTCGGCGATGCGGCCGTTTTGTTCGACCCTCTGGATGAAGCGGCCATCGCCCAGGCCCTGCGTCAAGGGGTGGAAGACAGTCAACTGCGGGCGCGACTGCGGGCGGCCGGCCTGGAGCGGGCGGCCGGGTTCACCTGGCAGAGATCGGCGGAGGCGCTGATACGTGAATATGCGCAGGTGATGCATGAGTGATACGCGCGTGAACGGTCTGGAAAGGGCCGGCGTACTGGTCGGCCTGGCCCTGCTGGTATGCGGGTACTGGGGGCCCTGGGTCAGCCATAAGGCCGCTGGCCTGGTCCTGCTGGGCTATGACCTGGCGGAGTATGTGAAGTTTCTGGGGGAGTTCCGCGCCGGCATCCTGGCGGTGTGGCGCGGCTGGTTCCTCCTGCCGGCCGGCGCCATCGCCCTCGCGCTGGCACTGTGCGCCATTCATCCCGCCCTGCGACTGCGCTGGTACGGGGGGCTTGTAGGTCTGGCGGCCGGCGTGCTGACTTCTTTGACGCTCCTGCCGCCGGCCTGGTATCCGGCCCTGCTCTGGATGCCCGAGTTTCGTCTTGCTACTGTCATCATGCTGGCCGGCCTGGCCGCGCTGGTGTTGGTGCCGATATGGTGGCTTCTGCCGTGGCGTTGGTGCATCCTGTTGGCGGCCGGAGTGAATTCCCTGGCCGCGGCCGGCGCGGTATGGTCGTTCCTGCGGGTCAAGCCGGCTATCGACCGGGTGTACGGCGCGCCGGCGCCCTGGGGATGGGGGTGGGTGGTGATGGCGGCTGGTGCGCTCCTGCTGGACGTGATGGCCGCCGCGGCATGGGCCCGCCGGCGCGGCGGCATTCAGGATTAAGGGTTCCTTCCCCCTCGCCTTCTGGTGGAGCGCAATAGAAATCTCTCATCGCCGGCCAGCCGCGCCAGGGCTTCCACCTGTTCGGGCCGGCCCAGCACTACCATGACATCTTCGGCCTGGAGGGTCAGGTCGGGCGCCCAATCGATCACCCGCTGATCCGCCCCGCGCAGGATGGAAAGCACGTTGGCGCCGGTGCGCGTGCGCAGTTCGGCTTCCCCCAGTGTTTTCCCCACCAGCTCCGAAGAGGGGTGGATGCGGATTTCCTCCATGTACAGCTCCGGGTCGTTCCCCATGGCCTTCTCAAGGAAGATCATGACGTGCGGGCGGGTAAGTTCGCGCACGATGCGGTGCGCCGCCAGTTGATACGGGGATAGGACGCCGTCGGCGCCGGCTTTCCGCAGTTTCACCTCGGCCTCCCGAGTCGTGGCGCGGGCGATGATGGTCAGGTTCGGGTTAAGCGAGCGGGCGCTGAGGACGACAAAGACGTTTTCGGCGTCATTGTCCAGCACGGCCACCAGGCCCCGGGCGCGCTGGATGCCGGCGCGCAGGAGCGTCTCGTCCTCGGTAGCGTCCCCCATGACGTACAGGATGCCGCACTGCTCACAGCGCTGGATGGCTTCGCTGGCCTGATCCACGATGACACAGGGGATGCCCTCGTCAACCAACCCACGAGCCACCTGTTCTCCGATCCGACCGTATCCGCAGATGACATAATGTCCTTGCAGGCGTTCGATGGCGCGCATGAGTTTCCTCCGTTTGAGCGTGCCGGCCAGCTCGCCGGCGACCAGGAATTCCGCAATGGTGCCGAAGGTATAGGCGCCGGCACCGACCCCCAAC
This genomic window from Anaerolineae bacterium contains:
- a CDS encoding alkaline phosphatase family protein; translated protein: MTVAIAIDALSWPAVEKSGFLRELCPFRKPLRTILGYSSAAIPSILTGQLPQVHGRWSYLYYDPAHSPFAWTRWLNLAGPLLHNRLADNPLLKRLIARWTARRHGFDGYFPVYDFPLRYLHLMDHCSKRWDFRPGAFDCPSLVEVLDQHGVPARFLTYPMPEEEIFQQCAGALRPDGPRLLFLYLASVDALGHAGGPDSPAILARLQWYERRIEELRRAAETAGVDIHLLAFSDHGMVPVRGTVDLRRRVEALGLRFGVDYVAVYDSTMARFWY
- a CDS encoding glycosyltransferase family 4 protein, whose translation is MMRVAEVFYEPILSGQAVHVLSLAQHLDRRQCALHVCYPAGDERTRRRLAELGVAGHPWPMGKWQNAGPFLALLRLVRQEHIQIVHVHSQFAGIWARPAARLAGAGVVYTPQTIRIRQTALQPIYEALERAWRRITDITIAVCEADRQWMLAKGWGEPASVVTVYNGLDWQEWEPRQMSREKAREQLGWPQSVPVILQVGRLDAQKAPQDFVRMMRHLHAQRPDARGFLAGDGPLRAEVEAMARQYGLEHVITLLGQRQDVPLLLAAADVVTLTSYWEGLPYSLLEAGAMARPAVATAVNGVPEVVQHGVTGLLAPAGEPAAMAQAVLRLLNDPARAGAMGLAAQRRVRETFDVRRTAEGVMRVYQQVLQRRGL
- a CDS encoding glycosyltransferase family 2 protein; protein product: MQSGLISVIIVNWNSGHQLALCLESLAQQTHRPLEIIVVDNASSDGSLAPALAAGRVQVIRNDNNAGFCRAFNQGYVVSQGEFIVSLNPDVYLLPDFLARLAERLGDKPAAGLACGKLWRGDSPWAGCTLDSTGLFLSRSRRPYDRGQGQVDRGQFDRAEEVFGACGAAWMARRTMLEDVRCLDEVLDEDFFAYYDDADLAWRARSRGWQCWYEPRAAGWHGRGGGDTLRKPSRAPKMAFAQRHAVKNRYLMMLKNDTLAGLLPALPRILAEDALRLGYMALRRPALLGAYLDVIRLLPRMLEKRREIRGRRRVPDRSIYRWFR
- a CDS encoding O-antigen ligase family protein; its protein translation is MTNQGGKRRLGIGGYSSPAGLSWRDAVGAITAAGLAVMLALAPLSWGVLIVGGALAVGITLIRPALGLGFLALLVPFGSLREVPLGPASVGLAEFYALFVIAAWCMYMAAWRRVWMAPSRLWPLFGLLVAAMLVSITQALSLSYAVKELSKWLEFGAVMLCAASLPNAGERKVVLGASLAAGIAAALLGWYQFLRGVGPEGFILFGRFMRAYGTFRQPNPYAGYLGIILPAALALVISYWPWRAGASWGERALWLLGAAGVLTMGPAVLMSWSRGGWFGAAAAVLTVLVLRGRRAAFLTMLAVLVLAGVFIVMELGQALPASLVLRVTDFTDYFTLGDVSDVVPTPANWAVVERLAHWQAAERMFSEHPWLGVGIGNYEPVYPAYRLPRWPEPLGHAHNYYLNIAAETGLFGALAYVLFWIGAAWQAWQARRRSAGIWRGLALGVLGIIAHLSVHNLFDNLYVQGIYLQIALWLGLIIPLARASAHEERDTVHVEAGGLGVGLSGKDAPV
- a CDS encoding GtrA family protein, giving the protein MSRLVDWGLGFLGKTPLCKIPFVAGALERARGNARELERFIKFALVGTLGAVVDFSVLNFLILTFGWSKALANTFSFSAAVLSNFTWNRLWTFPESRQRPIRTQLPQFVLVNLIGLGINQLVFLSLDHYVFGPWLGRLGYNVAKAIAILIVLFWNYGINRIWTYKGL
- a CDS encoding glycosyltransferase family 4 protein, with the translated sequence MHIVIDYTPAVRQAAGIGRLTRHLIRAAVPLMANHRVTLFVAGPVPAGHPERAGWPSHVRLADTAVPERALTILWHRAGTPLPAEVWAGRCDLFHATDFVLPPTRAPGILTVHDLSFLRFPECAHPNLRRYLMRVVPRSLKRAARILADSQATREDLVQLLGVPAEKIAVVYGGVEERFSPAPEPALDAELIERFGLSAPYVLSLGTLEPRKNYVRLMRAYERAWEEAGGDFPELVIAGGKGWLYEEIFETHRALRAREHVHLLGFVEDRFLPALYRRAWLFVYPSLYEGFGLPPLEAMACGCPVACSNASSLPEVVGDAAVLFDPLDEAAIAQALRQGVEDSQLRARLRAAGLERAAGFTWQRSAEALIREYAQVMHE
- a CDS encoding potassium channel protein, encoding MPTPTPAQRIYRLILFFFFLVFVGVVGYILIEGLSPLDALYMTIITISTVGFQEVRPLSANGRLFTMTLVLLGVGAGAYTFGTIAEFLVAGELAGTLKRRKLMRAIERLQGHYVICGYGRIGEQVARGLVDEGIPCVIVDQASEAIQRCEQCGILYVMGDATEDETLLRAGIQRARGLVAVLDNDAENVFVVLSARSLNPNLTIIARATTREAEVKLRKAGADGVLSPYQLAAHRIVRELTRPHVMIFLEKAMGNDPELYMEEIRIHPSSELVGKTLGEAELRTRTGANVLSILRGADQRVIDWAPDLTLQAEDVMVVLGRPEQVEALARLAGDERFLLRSTRRRGGRNP